The Paraburkholderia largidicola DNA segment CCGAGCTACAAGCAGGCCGATGCCGAAGATGGCTGGCGCCGCGCGCTTGCGTGGTTCAAGGCGCACGGCGTCAGTTGAGTCTTGCTTGTGTCTGCGCCGCCGGTGCTTGTTGGCGGTTATCGGCACCGCAGACTAACAGCGCTTACGGATTCGGTCCCGTCGCCACAGGCCGCGACGAATCCGAACTCCATTCGCTCCACGATCCCGGGTACAGCGCCGCGCCGTGCAACCCGGCGATTTCCATCGCCAGCGCGTTGTGGCAAGCGGTGACGCCCGAGCCGCATTGCAGCACCACGTGCTCGGCGGACACGCCCGCTGGAATCACCGCGTTGAAGTCGTCGCGCAGCGTGTGCGCGGACTTGAAGCGGCCGTCCGCCGTCAGGTTGTCCTTGAAGAAGCGGTTGCGCGCGCCCGGAATGTGGCCGCCTACGCGGTCCAGCGTTTCGTTCTCGCCGCGATAGCGGTCGGCGGCGCGCGCGTCGATCACCAGGCGTTCCTTCGTGCCGATATTGCGTTCGACGGCCTGCGCATCGACGGTCACGGCCAGTGGCGCGCCCGCCTTGAAGTCGCCGGTCGTCTGGGGCGGCACGTCCTGCGTCAGCGGATGACCGGCCGCTTCCCACGCCTGCAGGCCGCCGTCGAGCAGCGCGACGGAATCGTGACCCAGCCAGCGCAGCAGCCACCACAGACGCGCCGCGTACATGCCGCCCTGCGCGTCGTACGCGATCACTTGCTGGCCTTGCTTGAGGCCGAGTGCGGCGAGACGCTCGACCAGCTTCTGACGGTCCGGCAACGGATGACGTCCGTTGCTGCCCGTCTTGGGTCCGGACAGATCGCGGTCGAGGTGCAGATAGTGCGCTTGCGGCAGATGACCCGCCGCGTAGGCTTTTTTACCTGCTTCGGTGTCGACCAGATCGAAATGGCAATCGACGATGAACACGCTGCCCGGCGCGGCGGCCAGACGTTCGGCGAGATTGCCTGCGGAGATCAGCGTGGTGTAGTGAGTGTGTGGCATGACGGCTCCTGAGAGACTGACTTCGGCAGCGCCGAACGATATCTCTAGTCTAAACAAAAATGACGGGCCGAAGCCCGTCATTCCTTGTGAAGCCGTGAACGCCGCTCGCGGCGGTTCGTTCAGATCGTGACAAGTTCGCGGCGCAGGAACTCGTGGAAGTGCTGCATGCCGTCTTCCATCGGGCTCTGATACGGACCGACCTGCGATTCGCCGCGCTCCAGCAGCGCGCGGCGGCCGGCGTCCATGCGTTCGGCGATTTCGTCGTCTTCGCGTGCCGTTTCCATGTACGCGGCGCGCTCCGCTTCGACGAAGTCACGCTCGAACAGCGCGATTTCCTCAGGGTAATAGAACTCGACGACGTTCGTCGTCTTTTGCGGACCGCGCGGAATCAGCCACGACACGACGAGCACATGCGGATACCACTCGACCATGATGCCCGGGTAGTACACCATCCAGATCGCGCCGAACTCGGGCATCTTGCCGTCGCGGTAGCGCAGCACTTCGTCGTGCCACTTGCGATACGTCGGGCTGCCCGGACGCGCGAGTTCGTTGTGCACGCCGACCGTCTGCACGCTGTACCAGTCGCCGAATTCCCACTTCAGATCGTCGCAATTGACGAAGCTGCCGAGGCCCGGATGGAATGGTACGACGTGATAGTCCTCGAGATAGACCTCGATGAAGGTCTTCCAGTTGTAGTTGCACTCGTGCACTTCGACGTGATCGAACATGTAGTCCGTGAAGTCGAAGTGCTTTGCCGTGCCGAGGCGCGCCAGGTCTTTCGCGACGTCGCGGCCCTGCGTTTCGAACAGCAGGCCGTTCCAGCTTTGGAGCGGGGTGGCGCCGAGGTTCAGGCAGGGGTTGTCGGCGAAATGCGGCGCGCCGAGCAACTGGCCGTTCAGGTCGTAGGTCCAGCGGTGCAGGGGACAGACGATGTTCTCCGTCTGCCCGCGGCCGTTCAGCATGATTGCCTGACGATGGCGGCACACGTTCGACAGCAGTTCGATCTGCGACTGCTGGTTGCGGACGAGCACGCGCCCCTCGCGTTCGCTGGGCAAGGCAAAATAGTTACCCGCTTCGGGAACCATGAGTTCGTGCCCGACGTAGCGAGGACCTTTCTTGAAAAGGGTTTCGAGTTCGCGCTCGTGGAGCGCCTGGTCAAAGTAAGCCGTGACTGGCAGCTGGCTGTGAATAGCCTTGAGCTGCAATGCATTGCTCAGATTGGACATTCCCACTCCCGATGAAGACGTGAAAGCAGTGAACAACCCAACCATCGAAGATTCGATTTAGGGAGCCCGCGATTATACCCGTTTCCCCCTCCTTGGGGCGCTTAAGTACCTGATTTGGGTTAAAAATGTCGGGGAAGCTCGCGATTTCGCCACGCAAACGTTGGATTTATTTCTATCGTCCAAAGTGTTGCGCAACGGCCGTGCGGATACCCATTGGTGGGCTCACAGGTCGAAAATGTCGCTTTTGCCGTAGAATGTCCGACTTGTTTTAATTTTGCGACGATTCATGGCGAAGACGGCTTCCACGGATACGGCTGGTTTGTCCCCCACCAGCACCGAAGGTTCCGACAACTCACCGCTGCCCGAGAGCTACGAGGCAGCGCTGGCGGAGCTGGAGGGGCTCGTTGGGCGCATGGAGGGCGGCAGCCTCAGCCTGGAAGAGTCGCTTGCGGCTTACCGGCGCGGCGCCGTGCTCGTGGCGTTCTGCCAGCAGCAACTCGAAAAAGTGGAGCAGCAGGTGCGCGTCCTCGATGGCGAAACGCTCAAGCCGCTTCCCGTGAACACAGCAGGTACAACCGCTGCCGACAGCGGAGACGATCTATGACCTTCGAACAATGGATGCGCTCGGTGCTGGACCGGGTAGAGGGCGCACTCGAGCAATATTTGCCGGCGGAATCGACCGAGCCCGCCCGGCTGCATGAAGCAATGCGCTATGCCGTGCTGGGCGGCGGCAAGCGGGTACGCCCGCTGCTGTGTCACGCGGCGGGCGAACTGACGGGCGCGAAGGCCGAGTGCCTCGACGCGGCATCGGCAGCGCTGGAGATGATTCACGTCTACTCGCTCGTGCACGATGACATGCCCTGCATGGACGACGACGAACTGCGCCGCGGCAAGCCCACGGTACACGTCAAATATGACGAAGCGACGGCACTGCTGGTCGGTGACGCGCTGCAGTCGCAAGCTTTCGTTGCGCTGACATCGGACGTGCTCGCGCCCGCGCAGCAGGCCGCGCTGGTGCGCGAACTGGCGCTGGCGAGCGGCTCGATCGGCATGGCGGGCGGACAGGCGATTGATCTGGCGAGCGTCGGCCATACGCTGACGCGCCCGCAGCTCGAAACCATGCACCGCCTGAAAACGGGCGCGCTGCTGCGCGCCGCCGTGCGGATGGGCGCATTGACAGGCCAGATCGGCAACGGCGGGCCCGACGCGAAGGCGCTGGAGTCGCTGGATGCCTATTCGGCTGCCGTGGGCCTCGCGTTTCAGGTCGTCGACGATATTCTCGACGTCACGACCGATTCCGCGACGCTTGGCAAAACGGCTGGAAAGGACGCGAAGGACGGCAAACCGACCTACGTGTCGATCATCGGGCTCGACGCTTCGCGTGCGCTCGCAGCGCAGCTGCGCAGCGATGCCCACGCAGCACTTGCACCTTTTGGCGCCCGCGCACAGCGGCTCGCCGAGCTGGCTGACCTCGTGGTGAACCGGGTCAGCTGATGAAGCTGTAACGCGAAAGCCCGCCGCCCGCACAAGACTCTTCGGGTGTGCGCGAATGAAGTGCGGGCGCGTAAGTTTTCCTACAATGGAACGACGATGTACGACTTGCTGAAAACCATTGACGACCCCGCGGACCTGCGCCGCCTCGATCGCCGCCAGTTGCACCCGCTTGCCGACGAGTTGCGTGCCTTCGTGCTCGACAGCGTGTCGCAGACGGGCGGCCACCTGTCGTCCAACCTCGGCACGGTCGAACTGACGATCGCGCTGCACTACGTGTTCGACACGCCGCGCGACCGCATCGTCTGGGACGTGGGTCATCAGACCTATCCCCACAAGATCCTGACGGGCCGCCGCGACCAGATGCACTCGCTGCGTCAGCTGGGCGGCATTTCGGGCTTCCCGAAACGCGACGAGTCGCCGTACGACACGTTCGGCACGGCGCACTCGAGCACGTCGATCTCGGCGGCGCTCGGCATGGCGATCGGCAGCAAGCTGCGCGGCGAAGACCGTTTCGCGATCGCCGTGATCGGCGACGGCGCGATGACGGCGGGCATGGCCTTCGAGGCGATGAACAACGCCGGCGTCGAAGACGACGTGCCGCTGCTCGTGATCCTCAACGACAACGACATGTCGATTTCGCCGCCCGTGGGCGCGCTGAATCGCCATCTCGCGCGCCTGATGTCGGGCCGTTTCTACGCGGCTGCGCGTGCCGGCGTCGAACGCGTGCTGCGCCATGCGCCGCCCGTGCTCGACCTCGCGCGCAAGCTCGAAGAACACGCGAAGGGCATGATCGTGCCGGCCACGCTGTTCGAAGAGTTCGGCTTCAACTACATCGGACCGATCGACGGCCACGATCTCGACTCGCTGATCCCGACGCTGCAGAACATCAAGGAACTGCGCGGTCCGCAATTCCTGCACGTCGTGACGAAGAAGGGCCAGGGCTACAAGCTGGCCGAAGCCGACCCGGTGCTGTACCACGGCCCCGGCAAGTTCAACCCGGCCGAAGGCATCAAGCCGTCGACGACGCCTGCCAAGAAGACCTACACGCAAGTGTTCGGCGAATGGCTGTGCGACGCGGCCGAGCTCGATTCGCGCGTGGTCGGCATCACGCCGGCGATGCGCGAAGGCTCGGGCATGGTCGAGTTCGAAAAGCGCTTCCCGGATCGCTATTACGACGTCGGCATTGCCGAGCAGCACGCCGTGACGTTCGCGGGCGGTCTGGCGACGGAAGGGCTCAAGCCTGTCGTCGCGATCTACTCGACGTTCCTGCAACGCGCGTATGACCAGCTGATCCACGACGTTGCGCTGCAAAATCTGCCCGTTGTGTTCGCAATCGATCGCGCGGGCCTCGTCGGCGCGGACGGCGCAACGCACGCGGGCGCGTACGATCTCGCGTTCCTGCGCTGCATCCCGAACATGACGGTGATGGCTGCGTCGGACGAAAACGAGTGCCGCCAGATGCTGTACACGGCGCTGCAGCAGCCGAACCCGACGGCCGTGCGTTATCCGCGCGGCGCGGGCACGGGCGTCGCAACGGTCAAGCAGATGGCTGCGCTTCCGCTCGGCAAGGGCGAAGTCCGCCGCCAGTCGACGCAACCGGCCGGCAAGCGCATCGCGATTCTCGCGTTCGGCACGATGGTCGCGCCGTCGCTCGCGGCAGCGGAACAGCTGGACGCGACGGTCGCCAACATGCGCTTCGTGAAGCCGATCGACGCCGATCTGGTCCGCGAGCTGGCCGAGACGCACGACGCCATCGTCACGGTGGAAGAAGGCTGCGTGATGGGCGGCGCGGGCTCGGCCTGCGTGGAAGCCATGATGGAGAGTGGGGTTATCCGACCCGTACTACAATTGGGCCTTCCCGATCGCTTCATCGATCACGGAGATCCCGCGAAGCTGCTCGCGTCGTGCGGCCTTGACGCTGCGGGCATCGCGAAGTCCATCCGCGAGCGATTTGTGGAGCACGCGAGCGGCAAGTCGGTCAAACGCGTCGCGTAACATAGCGGGCCGCCGGAACAAACAAGCGGCTCGTTGCATCTACTCCAATATGAATCGGCGGGTTGCGTACCCGCCGGGCTCCGCCGGCGCAAGCCGGCGGTTGTCATTTTGCGCGTCGATTCGCGCTGCCAGTTGAGGACAAGGACATGAACCAGATGAACCCCGCCTTCGTGATGCCCGACGTGCAAAGCACGGTCGACACCCGCCAGATTCCGATTCAGCGGGTCGGCGTGAAGGCGGTGCGTCATCCGCTGACGGTCCGTACGCCAGACGGCAGCGTGCAGCCGACTATCGGTACGTGGAATCTCGACGTTCATCTGCCGGCCGAGGTAAAGGGCACGCATATGTCGCGCTTCGTCGCGCTGCTCGAGGAGAACAAGGCGCCGCTGGATTCTGCTGCGTTTCGCGCGATGCTCGCGGCGATGCTCGAGAAGCTTGAGGCGCGTGCGGGCCGTATCGAGGTGTCGTTTCCGTATTTCGTCAACAAGACGGCGCCTGTGTCGGGCGTGCAAAGTCTGCTGGACTACGAAGTGACGCTGACGGCGGATTCGCGCGATGGCGCCACGCGGATGTTTCTCAAGGTTCTGGTGCCCGTCACCAGCCTGTGCCCGTGCTCGAAGAAGATTTCGCAGTATGGCGCGCATAACCAGCGCTCGCATGTGACGATTAACGCTGAGTTGATGGATGATGTGCCTGTCGAGGATCTGATCCGTATTGCGGAGGAAGAGGCTTCGTGTGAGTTGTGGGGATTGCTCAAGCGGCCTGATGAGAAGTTCGTGACCGAACGCGCTTATGAGAACCCGAAGTTCGTCGAAGACCTGGTGCGGGATGTCGCGCAGCGGTTGAATGATGATAAGCGTATTGCCGCTTATGTGCTCGAAGCGGAGAACTTCGAGTCTATTCATAATCATTCGGCGTATGCGGTGATTGAGAAGAGGGGCTGAGGGTTTTTTCTGTCTGCGACTCTGGGGTGGTTTGCTTGTGCTTTGCGCTGGCATCCGCGTGATGTTATTGGTCTGCAAGCGTTGCCCCTGTGCGGGGCGGCACCTACTTTTCTTTGCCGCCGCAAAGAAAAGTAGGCAAAAGAAAGCGGCTAACACCGCCAGTTCTAGTATTCGCCTGAGGGCCCCCAAAGGTTCTTATGCTTCACACGGCAACCACCTGACCGACGCTCGTTGCCAGCGCTCTTGCAGTGCGCCTCACCCGCTTCACGCCCCCACACGACAGCAGGCCGCGCCAGACAGTCCACGGCCGCCCAGGTGGCAAACTGTGTGTCGGCCGTAGAGCCACACACGCCTCACTCCGAACCGATAGCGCACGCGCCCCACGCTGTAAGAGCCCCAGGCTAAACGGCGCGACAACCTGCACACAGTTTGCCACCTGGGCGGCGCATAGCATTCGCTGCCGCTGGCCTTTGCACGGGTATTCGAAGCGGGTGAGGCGCAAGGAGAGAGCGTTGGCAACGCACATGAACAGGATTGCTGCGGTGTGAAGGATGGGGACGTTGGGGGCCCGTGGGTCGGCACATGGGCTGGCGGTGTGAGCCGCTTTCTTTTGCCTACTTTTCTTTGCGGCGGCAAAGAAAAGTAGGTGCCGCCCCGCACAGGGGCGACGCATGAAGCACGCTAACAAAACGCGGATGCCCGCAGAGCAGCAAACCAGGCGAACCATCCAGCGTCGCAGACAACCCAAAGCAGGTGCCGCCCCGCACAGGGGCGACGCATGAAGCACGCTAACAAAACGCGGATGCCCGCAGAGCAGTAAACCAGGCGAACCATCCAGCGTCGCAGACAACCAAAAGCAGGTGCCGCCCCGCACAGGGGCGACGCCTGAAGCACGCAAACAAAACGCGGATGCCAGCAGAGCAGTAAACCAGGCGAACCATCCAGCGTCGCAGACAAAAAAAATCAGAACACCTTCACCGGCACATTCACCACAAGCCGGTATTCCATATTATCCGGGTCCGAGTAATGCGCTGTCGACTTGTGATACATCGCGATAAACGTGATCTTCGTATCCTTGAACCGTCCGCTCTGCAGCGTATAGCTCGGAATAAACCCGATCTCATGATGCGTGCCATGCACATACTCGCCATTCCGCGTGTAAGGCCCGATCGCATTCGACGCGGCGCCAGCCGAAGCATCCGCTCCCCAGCCCGTCACGCCCCACAGCATCGCCTTGAAGCCAGGCAAGCCGGCATACTTGCCATCGAACGTATACCGCAGCTGGAACGACTTTTCATGCGGCGCGTTGTAGTCGACATCCATCGAGTTCACGAGATAGATACCGTTGGTCTCGTTCACATAATCGAAGAACTGGTCGCCGAGAATCTGCTGATAGCCGAGCAACACCTGATGCGGACCATGTTGCGCCGACAGCGACAGGCTATACGCATTGTTGTTGATATGCCCTTGCAGCGCCGAACCCGTCTGATGCGTCGAGTAGATGTTCGCGAGTCCAGCCCACTTGACCGTGTTCACATCGCCGATCGAATGTGAGATCGCCGCGTAGAACTGATTCCACACGTCTTCCGCCTGATCCGCGTACAACGTGACCGTGCCGTTGGGCGAATAGTCCCAGTTGCCGCCGAAGTAGGACAGGCGCTTGATCGTCGTGCCGCCGTACGACGACGTCAGGTCGATCAGGTTCGTGTGGCCGCGCGCGTCGACCTTCGTGAAGCTACCGGCCTGCATCGTGACGTTATGGATGTCGTTGCTCACTGCCGATACGCCGAGGAACGTCGGCGGCAACGCGCGGTTGTCGTGCGGTTCCATGAACGGATTGTTGTCGACGATCTGCAAACCATACTTGACGACCGTCTCGGAGATGCGCCCCTTGATGTCGTACATGCCCGGATACGCCCATGCGAGCTGGTCCGAACCGCCGCCGCCCTTCGCCACGTGCACCATGTTGCCCGCGCCGTTGCCGCCGTCGAGCTTGAGTGCGGCGAACAGCGATGCATCGAAGCCGAGACCGACGGGCCCTTGCGTGTAGCCGGATTCGAAGTTCGCCTGCATGCCCTGAACCCACGCGTGGCGGTGCGGGCCACCTTCGTTGTCGAACTGGTCGGCGTAATTGCGGAACAGCAGGTTCAGATGGCTGTCGGCGATCAGGCCTTTGCTCTTCGCCTGGCTCGACAACGGCGCGGGCGGCGTCGCAACCTGGTCGGCTTCTGCATTCACGAGCGCGTTGTTGGTTTCGGGCTGCACCTCCGCGACGTTCGGCATGTGTTTCAGCTTCGGTTTGGCTGGTGCGGCGGGTGCCGCGGGCGCAGCCTGCGCCACGGCTGCGCTGGCGGCGGCGGGCGCGGCTGCGTCGTCGGCGAATGCGGCGGTGGCGATCGTCAGTGCCGGCAGGCCCACTGCCAGCAAGGCGAACTTCGATGCTCCTGATGTGGATCGTTGGGTTGTCATTGCAGTTCCATTTTTTCTAGTTGATGAAACAGTGGCGCGGCGGTCGGCCGTGCCACGCTTTCTCGCCCGTTCCCGCCGTCGCGCGAACGAACGCCTCCCTCGGCGCAGCGGCTAGCTGCGTCGTGGAAAAAGGTTTGTGTGAAGCTAAAGGGTTGTCAGGTCATGACAGCGCGTATGCAGGCGACCTGCGTATGACCGATGCCCGTTGCGCTCGTAACGGGCCGCTCGTGCGCGCACGCGTCGATCGCATCCGGGCAGCGCGTACGGAACGCGCAGCCCGAAGGCGGCTTGAGTGGCGACGGAATCTCGCCGCGCAACAGCACATGCTTGCGCGCACGCTCGGCGACCGGGTCGGGCAGCGGCACGGCCGACAGCAGCGCCCGCGTGTACGGATGCTGCGGCTCGCGGTACACGTCGCGCTTGTCGCCGAACTCCATCACGCGACCCAGGTACATCACGAGCACGCGCTGGCTGATCGCCTTCACGACGGCCAGATCGTGCGCGACGAACAGCAGCGACAGCGACAGTTCGCGTTGCAGATCGCGCAGCAGATTGACGATCTGCGCCTGGATCGACACATCGAGCGCGGAGACCGGCTCGTCGCAGATCACGAGTTGCGGCTCGCCGATCAACGCGCGCGCAATGCCCACGCGCTGGCACTGCCCGCCCGAGAATTCATGCGGATAGCGGCGCAGATGATGATTGCTCAAGCCGACGCGTTCGAGCATCGTCCGCACGCGAACGCGTATCTCCTCGCGGCCGAGTTGCGGCTGATGCGTCTTGAGCGGCTCCGCGACAATCTGTTCGATCGTCATGCGCGGATCGAGCGACGCGAGCGGGTCCTGAAAAATCATCTGCACGTCGCGGCGAATCTGCGTCGTATCGCGGGACGTGCCTTTTACCGACTCGTGTCCTTTCCATTGCACACTGCCCGACGTCACGGGCGTCAGGCCAATGATCGCGCGCGCGAGCGTCGATTTTCCGCATCCGGATTCTCCGACGAGGCCCACCGTCTCGCCACGACGCACATCAAACGACACGCCGTCGACGGCGCGCAGCGTCGCCTTCTTCGACCACGGATAGCCGCCCTGCGCGATGCTGAAGTGCACGCTGAGGTTGTCGACCTTGAGTAGGGTTTCCTGGGCGCTCATAGCACCTCCGCGATAGCCTGGACAGGACGATGGCACGCGCGCAGCGCATGCACTTCGCCTTCGATCGGTTCGAGCGACGGACGCGTCGCGCGGCATCGCTCTTCGGCGAACGTGCAGCGCGGCGCGAACGCGCAGCCTTGCGTCGCCATGCCCGGCAAAGGCGGATTGCCCGGAATGGTTTGCAGCGGCTGATCGTCGTCGTCGGTAAGTCGCGGCAGCGCGTTCAGCAGGCCGATCGTGTACGGATGCGTCGGCGCGGCGAACAGTTGCTGCGCGGGTGCCTGCTCGACCGTTTGCCCCGCGTACATCACCATCACGTCGTCGCACAGGCCGGCCACTACACCCATGTCGTGCGTGATCAGGATGATCGCGGTGCCGCGCTCGCGGTTCAGTTCACGCAGCAGTTCGATGATCTGCGCCTGCACGGTGACGTCGAGGGCCGTGGTCGGTTCGTCGGCGATCAGGATTTCGGGTTCCGACAACAGCGCCATCGCGATCATCACGCGCTGGCGCATGCCGCCCGAGAACTCGTGCGGATACATGCCGATACGGCGCGCCGCATCGGGAATGCGCACGCGTTCAAGCGTTTCGATCGCGCGCTGCTTCGCCTCTCGGCGCGACAGCTTGCGATGCAGTTGCAGCGTCTCCGTCATCTGCCGTTCGATCGTGAGGAACGGATTGAGCGACGTCATCGGGTCCTGGAAGATCATGCCGATGCGGTCGCCGCGAATGCGGTTGAGCGCGGCGTCGTTCATCGTCAGCAGGTTCGCGCCGTTGTAGAGCGCTTCGCCGCTGACCTTGCCGTTCTTCGCGAGCAGGCCGAGCAGCGCCATCACGGTCTGGCTTTTGCCCGAACCCGATTCGCCCACGATGCCGAGCGTCTTGCCTTTGTCGAGCGAGAACGACACGCGTTGCACGGCGTCGACGGGCGCGCCGTCGCGACGCGAGAAGCGCACGCTCAGGTCCTTGACTTCGAGTAATGCCTTGTTCTGTGCCATCTCAGCGGTCCTTCGGATCGAGTGCATCGCGCAGGCCGTCGCCGACGAAGCTCACGGCATAAAGTGTCGCGCACAGCATGAGGGCCGGGCACAGCAGCAGCCACGGCGTCGATTCGAGCTTCTGCGCGCCGTCCTGGATCAGCACGCCCCAGCTCGTCATCGGTTCCTGCACGCCGAGGCCGAGAAACGACAGCACCGATTCCGTCAGCACGATGCCCGGCACCGTGACCGTCGCGTAGACGACCACCACGCCGATCAGATTCGGCACGATGTGTCGCGTGATGATCGAGCGCGAATCGACGCCGATCGCTTTGGCTGCGTCGATGAACTCGCGCGAGCGCAATGACAACGTTTGCCCGCGCACCACACGCGCCATGTCGAGCCACGAAAACGCGCTGATCGTCAGCACGACCAGATAGAACGCGCGGCCGAACAGCGTCATCATCAGGATCGCGATCAGCATGTAGGGAATCGCGTACATCATGTCGACGATGCGCATCATCACGGCATCGACACGTCCGCCCAGATAACCGGCCGTTGCGCCCCACGCGACGCCGATCAGTCCCGACACGAGCGTGCCGAGCAGACCGACTTCGAGCGACACGCGCCCGCCGACCAGCGTGCGCACCAGCAGATCGCGGCCGAGTTCGTCGGTGCCGAACCAGTGCATGTTCTGCCATGTGGGCGCGAGGCTGATCGAGGACCAGTCGCTGTCGATCGCATTGTTCGGCGACAGCAGCGGCCCGACGAAGCACGCGAGCATGATGACGACCAGCAACAGCAGCGCGACGAACGCCGCGCGATTGCGCACGAAGCGGCGCGCGGCCGTCGCGAGCGGACTGCGCGACGGCGGCGCGTCGACGACGGTCAATGAAACAGGTGGCATTCTCATCGGTGTCAGTAGCGGATACGCGGATCGAGCCATGCGTACGCAAGGTCGACGAGCAGGTTGAACAGGACGGCGACGGCTGTCGTCAGCACGACGAGGCCGAGCACCAGCGTGTAGTCGCGGTTGATCGCGCCGTTGACGACGAGCTGGCCGATACCGGGCAGCGCGAACACCGATTCGGTGACGACCGCCGCCGTGATCGACGAAATGCACACCGAGCCGAGCAGCGACACGACAGGCATCAGCGCAGGCTTCATTGCGTGGCGCAGGACGATCGTGCGCGCGGGCAGGCCCTTCGCCCGCGCGGTGCGGATGAAGTTGCCCGACAGCACTTCGATCATGCTGCCGCGCATCACACGCGCGATCAGCGCCACGTTGATGATCGTCAGAAGTGCGATGGGCAGCACGCGATAACGCCACTCGCCTTCTCCCCAGCCGCCCGCGGGCAGCCAGCCATGGCCGTCCGCAGTCTTCAGCAGAATGGCGAACACCCACACCAGCAA contains these protein-coding regions:
- a CDS encoding ABC transporter ATP-binding protein, giving the protein MAQNKALLEVKDLSVRFSRRDGAPVDAVQRVSFSLDKGKTLGIVGESGSGKSQTVMALLGLLAKNGKVSGEALYNGANLLTMNDAALNRIRGDRIGMIFQDPMTSLNPFLTIERQMTETLQLHRKLSRREAKQRAIETLERVRIPDAARRIGMYPHEFSGGMRQRVMIAMALLSEPEILIADEPTTALDVTVQAQIIELLRELNRERGTAIILITHDMGVVAGLCDDVMVMYAGQTVEQAPAQQLFAAPTHPYTIGLLNALPRLTDDDDQPLQTIPGNPPLPGMATQGCAFAPRCTFAEERCRATRPSLEPIEGEVHALRACHRPVQAIAEVL
- a CDS encoding ABC transporter permease subunit; the encoded protein is MLAYTLRRTLWAIPTILAVITACYLLLHLTPGGPFDTEKHLSEATLANLNARYHLDEPLWKQYLHYLWALLHGDLGLSFRYTDWSVTDLVMKALPVSLGVGGVSVPIAVVIGVTLGTVAAVRRDSVIDHAVMVLGNIGNVVPPFVLGPLLVWVFAILLKTADGHGWLPAGGWGEGEWRYRVLPIALLTIINVALIARVMRGSMIEVLSGNFIRTARAKGLPARTIVLRHAMKPALMPVVSLLGSVCISSITAAVVTESVFALPGIGQLVVNGAINRDYTLVLGLVVLTTAVAVLFNLLVDLAYAWLDPRIRY
- a CDS encoding ABC transporter permease is translated as MPPVSLTVVDAPPSRSPLATAARRFVRNRAAFVALLLLVVIMLACFVGPLLSPNNAIDSDWSSISLAPTWQNMHWFGTDELGRDLLVRTLVGGRVSLEVGLLGTLVSGLIGVAWGATAGYLGGRVDAVMMRIVDMMYAIPYMLIAILMMTLFGRAFYLVVLTISAFSWLDMARVVRGQTLSLRSREFIDAAKAIGVDSRSIITRHIVPNLIGVVVVYATVTVPGIVLTESVLSFLGLGVQEPMTSWGVLIQDGAQKLESTPWLLLCPALMLCATLYAVSFVGDGLRDALDPKDR